The genomic DNA catttcagtcgtctggtgaagaaattaaaacagacgacttacatgtaagtcgtccaaatattcccgcctaaatttttttaaaaaaaattatttttccgcataaataatttaaaccagacgacttacttgtaagtcgtctggaaagtcttctattttagtttcccgctaaaaatatttaatttcccgccaaaaatattaaactcttctggacgacttacatgtaagtcgtctgttttaatttcttcaccagacgactgaaatgtaagtcgtccaggaagtcgtctgagtcaaaaatatttaactttattggattttttgtctccttatataaaaaaaaatttacacattctctatcctcctctcaaatggctgcaacaaaaatgtaatgttcatcattctaaaactctccaacctctctctaatctctttgacttgaaaacaccaaactttatatgaatttttcagttttgtctcatgtatttcttactaatctatctcttttgcaggtttttaatcaaatgatactcatcttccactaatttaaaggtaaatctattaattttagatatgtatttttgtgtgttctataaatgtagatttatctaatcttccactcattttctctatttttaagtcatttgaacgtttttggatatgcaggtttttcggatctggatttgatatgcaggtttttcagatctggaagacttcttggacgacttacctgttagtcgtctggaagtcgtctggacttcttggaagtcttctgacaaagtcgtctggacttccaggaagtcgtctggacttccaggaagtcgtctggacttccaggaagtcgtctggacttccaggaagtcgtctggacttccaggaaatcgtctggacttccaggaagtcgtctggacttccaggaagtcgtctggacttcatggaagtcttctgacgaagtctccctttcataatagatctgagcgttttggtaagttcttatgtctgatttttcttcatttggtaacttcttgttgtataaagttcttacttttttcccaaactaaaacacTCCAAActcactctaatctctttgacttgaaaacaccaaactttatatgaattttccagttttgtctcatgtctttcttactaatctatcttttttgcaggtttttaattagatggtactcatcttccactaatttaaaggtagatctattatttttagatatgtatttttgtgtgttttgtaaaggtagatttatctaatctttcactcatttttctgtttttaagccatttgaacgtttttggatatgcaggtttttcagatctggatttaatatgtaGGTTTTTCAGacctggaagacttctgggacgacttacctgttagtcgtctggaagtcgtctggacttcttggaagtcttctgacaaagtcgtctggacttcctgtaaagtcgtctggacttcctgtaaagtcgtctggaagtcgtctgaacttcctaaaagtcttctgacaaagtcgtctgaacttcctggaagtcgtctggacttcttaaaagtcgtgtggtcttgtctactcaagtggaatccaagcttgtctttgtagaggaatgatctataatagttttgtttgtggtctgttttgtgaattgcatgtctactcttttagttgtgaattttttgtaaaatcagtaataatgttttccaagatgtattaaatgtgctaacaatatgtttacacatttacaaatcaatgaaataatagacttcagtagcctttttcttatctttggattcatatgcaataataaactccaatggcctttttctcatcttagtaaacaagaatgttggtagctttatattgatacaacattttaagaagcattttaacccttcttccaactcataacaatagtcatcattattgtctataacaataatacttaagagatggaaacaaacaatagtaactagtcaaagcatatcatattttattataagtttgcgttgaaaaactttgtcaaatttagtaaaactaagggagagaacatattttgtaaatatgagttttacatatcttgaagttacttatcactcttaaaaatacaagttattcaaaaactaaagtagaagacttaaaaactagcggagaagacgcggacgacttcaatctaagttgtccagacgactaaactatacgtcgtctggtcaacgcagaggttatttttgcaattgactttgaaatctgttatttcggacgactgaaaaataagtcgtctactattgtttggctaaaaaaaaaactccaaaaaagctagacgacttacatttcagtcgtcataggttagttttgcatttgactggattatttcagaagtttaacttttttggacgacttacatttcagtcgtctagtgaaaattaaaataataatatttttttaaaagtagacaacttacagttaagtcgtcataggttagttttgcaactggaaaaaaaaacttcaagatttaattatatacagacgacttataattcagtcgcccacgagacgactgaaatgtaattcgtccaggatttacgaggtttgaccagaatctcggaaaaaaatcatggacgacttacaagtaagtcgtctcgtggacgactgaattataagtcgtctgtgtataattaaattttgaagttttttttttcaattgcaaaactaacctatgacgacttaagtcgtctactttttaaaaaatattattattttaattttcgccagacgactaaaatgtaagtcgtctggggaagtcaaacttctgaaattatccagtcaaatgcaaaactaacctatgacgactgaaatgtaagtcgtctaggttctttggaaatttttttgaaaccaaacaaaaacagacgacttaactttcagtcatctcaggttacagatttcaaagtcaattgcagaaataacctctgcgttgaccagactaCTTCtaggtaagttgtctacagccagacgacttcccaagtaagtcgtctgacgaacagatctggaaaaaaactcgatgtcataccttaaattggtgagataagtttctagcatacataaggcttctccaagcacacagaatcacaaacgaaagtaacccacccagaatcgttagcttctatgactttatgaaccataaaaaatttagaatcaaaatcttgggtttttttagctcattgtggagagaaagtgagagatatgttgtgtttagttcacaagaatggaaaaagaagaagggtaaatcgattttgagagcattaagagcttcaaattggttgttcatggtggttgtggtattgatgacaatagcaatcttgtaattacttgaagatgatgagggtgagagagtaaaaatgtcattttcgaaaaaaaaaagaaaaaaaaaattgatggcattttcgtaaattatatgaacttgtagggtaaatagggcaaaaccaattttcaaaaaaaaaaaggttagttttgtgtttgactttaagttataggtcaattctgcgAAAAGCCCATTTAATAATACGATAAAAAAGAACTTTGTATAAGTTATAGTGTGCATTCCAAAGTGACAAGCAGTCGTTTAACCGAGAGGGCTTGCAATTGTAATGGGGTCGTCCTGAAGCGTTCCTACTGGGTCGTATACTTGGCCTTGTAAAAGATCTATCTTGGACTGCAAATATATGGGCTTCTCTCCTCCGCCTACATATAAGGTTATATCACTATCTTCTTTTATGCTTTTGTTTATAAAAGCATAATTATAATGTTGAATTTACATCCTACTTTCAAAccttgttaatatatataaaacttataaaataaaaatatttagtatatattatagtaaatttaaatataaatagtaaaataatggATGCATATAGATTCTagtcaatataaatttaatattaacgAAAATATAGATTATTAATCAATCTATTTAgctacttttttttaattgtgaaGATAAGACCCTTAAAAATCTTGACAATGTCTCATATTTATATACAGTCATAAACTATATACATGTTCATCTAGTGAAACATATCCAACCTATACTGACatcaattatatttatttggaaagatatatatgtttttatcttaaatatttaatttagatttatCTTCTTATCCTCATCCTAAatgtttccttttgttttataaatatcctatcaatttttcttaatttttccaTTTTACAAATTGTTTTGTCAATTcctttcttacaaatttaataatatcTTTTGTATAGtagtttatgatatatatatatatatatatagacctGTTTTGACGCATGGTTGGGTTCGGTAATCCATTTTTTATCTCCATAATCACTTCTCTTCAAAGTTTCAACTAATCTGACATCGATCATCCCTTTTAATTCACATTAAGAAAACAATACAGATAAACTGGTGGAGATCAAATCTATGGAAAACGATAGAGGGAAGTTGATTTACATGGCTACGATTGCTTACCTAGCTAAAAGATATGATGGTATAATTTCACATAGTTGCGTTTTTCAAACTAGACTTGCGTCGTTACACTACTTGATCCTGATCTAAAGCAGTATATTAGGACAATTTTCGATGGTTAATGACCATGCTGGTTTATATGTTTTCATGCGGTCGTCCAGTCGATAGTTGTATAATTTCGCATAGTTGCGTTTTTCAAACTAGACTTGCGTCGTTACACAAGTTGATCCTGATCTAAACCAGTATATCAGGACAATTTTCGATGGTTAATGACCAAACTGGTTTATATGTTTTCATGTGGTCGTCCGGTCAATGGTTATATAATTTGTGGTATTGAATTACATATTAGTTATGTTTACAAATCACATGATTACAAACTTATGTTACGTGGCAGATATGACGAAATCGATGAGAAAAGTATGTGAGTATGAAATAGAGCTAACTGACGTAGAGAGAGAACTACTAGCAATTGGCTACAAAAATGTGATGACGACTAAGAGAGCATCATTGAGAGCATTATCTTCCATTGAAGAAAAGGAAGACTCCAAAGGAAACAAGCAAAACGTGAAATTGATTAATAAAAAGCTAGAGATAGTTAAACATGAGTTTTTCAGTGTTTGTAATGACATTTTGTCTCTCATTGATTCTCATCTCATTCCATCAACTACCAATGTCGAGTCAACCGTTTATTACTACGCAATGTGAGTTACAACTTACATCCCATCATCATAATCAATGTCGTTATCGTCACCGTcattgttttttcttgtttattgtGTTTCTTGGTATGCAGGAAAGCAAATTATTTTCGATATATGGCAGAGTTTGGTTCTGATGCTGAACGTGAAGGAGCTGCAGATAATTCTCTCGAGGCATATAAGGTCATCTTTCAGTTGTGTTTTAtctcttatattttgtt from Brassica napus cultivar Da-Ae unplaced genomic scaffold, Da-Ae ScsIHWf_1172;HRSCAF=1674, whole genome shotgun sequence includes the following:
- the LOC125596296 gene encoding 14-3-3-like protein GF14 epsilon; its protein translation is MFTNHMITNLCYVADMTKSMRKVCEYEIELTDVERELLAIGYKNVMTTKRASLRALSSIEEKEDSKGNKQNVKLINKKLEIVKHEFFSVCNDILSLIDSHLIPSTTNVESTVYYYAMKANYFRYMAEFGSDAEREGAADNSLEAYKIAMETAEGGLSPTNMVRLGLALNFSIFNYGILKSTESACKLAKKAYDEAISELDGADKQSYEDTMFIVEILRDNISVWTDGSNIHKR